The following proteins are encoded in a genomic region of Pyrus communis chromosome 11, drPyrComm1.1, whole genome shotgun sequence:
- the LOC137707523 gene encoding glutamate receptor 3.4-like, whose translation MEILLMNWRPSHVCKTRTLLGLVFCMWVSMEVMAGTENATHSSARPSTLNIGALFTFHSVIGRAAKPAILAAIEDVNSDQSVLRGTKLNVIFHDTNCSGFLGTVEALQLIENDVVAAIGPQSSGIAHVISHVVNELHVPLLSFGATDPSLAALQYPYFVRTTQSDHFQVYAVADLVEYFGWREVIAIFVDDDYGRNGIAILGDALAKKRSKISYKAAFSPGASKSDISELLVGVNLMESRVYIVHVNPDSGLTIFSIAKALGMMTSGYVWIATDWLPSHLDSLNPPGPDTMNLLQGVVALRHHTPDTDLKKRFMSRWSKLKHEGSPSFNSYALYAYDSVWLAARALDDFFNEGGKVSFSDDPRLKDTNRSTLHLTSLRIFDGGQKYLQTILKTNFTGVSGQIEFDQDKYLVRPAYDILNIGGTGSRRIGYWSNSTGLSVIAPEILYKKPFNKNTTAQLYSVIWPGEVTATPRGWVFPNNGRPLRIGVPYRVSYQDFVAKDKSPPGVRGYCIDVFEAAVNLLPYAVPRTYVLYGNGKRNPEYSDLVFQVAQNNFDAAVGDVTITTNRTRIVDFTQPYMESGLVVVVPVKQAKSKPWAFLKPFTYQMWLVTGAFFLFVGVVVWILEHRMNHEFRGPPRQQLITICWFSFSTMFFSHRENTVSTLGRLVLVIWLFVVLIINSSYTASLTSILTVQQLTSRIEGINSLVSSNDPIGVQDGSFIWKYLVDELNIAESRLVKLKDMEAYIKALTDGPRRGGVAAIVDELPYIELFMSSTKCAFRTVGQEFTKSGWGFAFQRDSPLAVDLSTAILQLSENGDLQKIHNKWLTQNECSIQINDDEDDRLSLTSFWGLFLICGIACFLALAVFFCRILFQYRRFTPEPVEVDVEEIGPPNPRSRRSLRSTSFKDLIDFVDKKETEIKHMLKRKSNDGKDEASPSTDRQPRSRS comes from the exons ATGGAGATCTTGCTGATGAACTGGAGGCCTAGCCATGTATGCAAGACAAGAACACTGCTGGGATTGGTCTTTTGCATGTGGGTCTCCATGGAAGTGATGGCTGGGACTGAAAATGCCACCCACTCGTCTGCAAGGCCGAGTACTCTGAATATTGGGGCGCTGTTTACTTTCCATTCGGTTATTGGAAGGGCGGCCAAGCCAGCGATTTTAGCTGCAATTGAGGATGTCAATTCTGATCAGAGCGTTCTTCGCGGGACTAAATTGAACGTTATTTTCCATGATACGAATTGCAGCGGATTTCTTGGAACTGTTGAAG CTCTGCAGCTGATTGAAAACGATGTGGTTGCTGCAATTGGCCCGCAATCCTCCGGAATAGCTCATGTCATATCCCATGTTGTTAATGAGCTCCATGTACCACTTCTATCATTTGGAGCAACAGACCCCTCCCTTGCTGCTCTCCAGTACCCATATTTTGTCCGAACCACACAGAGTGACCATTTCCAAGTGTATGCAGTTGCTGATTTAGTTGAGTATTTTGGATGGAGAGAAGTAATTGCAATCTTCGTAGACGATGATTATGGCAGGAATGGGATTGCTATACTAGGTGATGCCTTGGCAAAGAAGCGTTCCAAGATCTCATACAAGGCTGCCTTTTCTCCTGGAGCCTCCAAAAGTGATATCAGTGAATTGTTGGTGGGAGTGAACCTCATGGAATCTCGCGTTTATATTGTTCATGTTAATCCCGACTCCGGTTTAACAATTTTTTCCATTGCCAAGGCACTTGGAATGATGACCAGTGGCTATGTTTGGATTGCAACGGATTGGCTTCCTTCTCATTTAGATTCTCTAAATCCCCCTGGCCCCGACACAATGAATCTCTTGCAAGGGGTTGTTGCTCTTCGTCATCATACCCCAGATACCGATCTCAAAAAGCGCTTTATGTCTAGATGGAGCAAACTGAAACATGAAGGTAGTCCAAGCTTCAATTCTTATGCGCTCTATGCGTATGACTCTGTTTGGTTAGCTGCCCGTGCGCTTGATGATTTTTTCAATGAAGGTGGGAAAGTATCTTTCTCTGATGACCCAAGGTTGAAGGACACAAATAGAAGCACACTGCACTTAACATCACTCCGTATTTTTGATGGGGGCCAAAAATATCTACAGACGATTCTTAAGACGAACTTCACAGGTGTAAGTGGTCAGATTGAGTTTGATCAGGATAAATATCTAGTTCGTCCAGCATATGACATTCTGAATATTGGAGGAACTGGTTCCCGTAGAATTGGCTATTGGTCAAATTCTACTGGTCTCTCAGTCATTGCTCCTGAGATATTATATAAGAAGCCATTCAATAAGAATACCACTGCTCAACTTTATAGCGTTATATGGCCTGGTGAAGTTACAGCTACACCTCGTGGATGGGTATTTCCCAACAATGGCAGGCCACTTCGAATTGGAGTACCTTATCGGGTAAGTTACCAAGATTTTGTGGCTAAAGACAAGAGCCCTCCAGGTGTCAGAGGATACTGTATTGATGTCTTTGAAGCTGCTGTAAACTTGTTGCCATATGCTGTGCCAAGGACGTATGTGTTGTATGGAAATGGTAAGAGGAATCCTGAGTACAGCGATCTTGTATTCCAGGTTGCGCAAAAT aactTTGATGCAGCTGTTGGAGATGTTACAATTACCACTAATAGGACAAGAATAGTTGATTTTACACAGCCTTACATGGAATCGGGACTCGTCGTAGTTGTTCCTGTCAAACAGGCAAAATCAAAACCTTGGGCTTTCCTCAAGCCATTTACATATCAAATGTGGTTGGTCACCGGCGCCTTCTTCCTTTTTGTGGGAGTTGTTGTTTGGATTCTTGAGCACCGGATGAATCACGAGTTCCGTGGTCCACCGAGGCAACAGCTCATAACGATTTGTTG GTTTAGTTTCTCCACAATGTTTTTCTCACACA GAGAGAACACTGTGAGCACCCTGGGACGGCTGGTGCTGGTTATATGGTTGTTTGTAGTGTTAATTATCAATTCCAGCTACACCGCTAGTTTGACTTCAATTCTCACGGTGCAGCAGCTGACATCACGGATTGAAGGGATTAATAGCTTGGTATCAAGTAATGATCCAATCGGAGTTCAAGACGGGTCCTTCATTTGGAAGTATTTGGTTGATGAGCTAAACATAGCAGAATCTAGACTCGTTAAGTTGAAAGACATGGAAGCCTATATTAAAGCCCTTACGGATGGACCAAGACGTGGTGGGGTAGCTGCCATCGTTGATGAGCTTCCTTACATTGAGTTGTTTATGTCCAGCACCAAATGCGCATTCAGGACTGTGGGGCAGGAGTTTACCAAAAGCGGATGGGGATTC GCCTTCCAAAGGGATTCTCCTCTTGCTGTCGACTTGTCGACAGCGATTCTTCAACTATCAGAGAATGGTGATCTCCAAAAGATACATAATAAGTGGCTTACGCAGAACGAGTGCTCTATTCAAATCAATGACGATGAAGACGACCGGCTATCTCTAACAAGCTTTTGGGGCCTGTTTCTTATCTGCGGCATTGCATGCTTCCTTGCTCTTGCGGTTTTCTTCTGCAGAATCCTTTTTCAATACCGCAGATTTACCCCAGAGCCTGTGGAAGTTGACGTTGAGGAGATTGGACCTCCAAACCCAAGATCTAGACGCTCACTCCGGTCAACTAGTTTCAAGGATCTTATTGATTTTGTAGATAAGAAAGAAACTGAGATCAAGCACATGCTTAAGCGAAAGAGTAATGATGGGAAGGACGAAGCTAGCCCCAGCACTGATCGGCAGCCCCGTTCGCGCTCGTGA